One segment of Mercenaria mercenaria strain notata unplaced genomic scaffold, MADL_Memer_1 contig_514, whole genome shotgun sequence DNA contains the following:
- the LOC128554542 gene encoding uncharacterized protein LOC128554542, producing MAVSGRKISDFQGSISKTSAEDFDHRCEPCLAIGQQIEAHGFCMDCQEYLCKNCFAYHQRTKASKHHQLINKDNMAKHAIIKQSEEYNEKCQVHKKEVIKFFCPKHEALGCNDCIVLHHRACDIDYIPKKCAGIGDSAEFREVLRELDKKVNEVEDVIKLASCREKELDSCHDELLKEITTFRKEINDRLDQLQQQIQTNAERKKFTDKQTVKKVLETCTNISSDIKLLQSRLQDYKDSQQNGQLYITIKQAKSKLKSDEIKEADRSLKMTKMQYTFDQNQDLENMLSRQNALGTLTLTSSPVASKGRKRVDKLTRKENINIKTNSDQDVCYITGCVLLSSKNIVAADFSNEKLKVFDIERNDLIYEKQLSSKPWDIAVMPLDDIAVTMPYKDQIVIMTSSVLTVRKIPVNGNCYGIAYHQGHLYILLQEDSKCVLITDTYGSVQNTILLDDERFDKPLYLLLSENLKHIFISNWGSNSVVSITLQGDISGEYKIKDFNSPTGMMMLDDGSLLMCGGWENGRIYRISSDLKQSQKMIDDLSFPQSICYNRDQQEVYLGSISDQMIVLSAK from the coding sequence ATGGCAGTTTCGGGTCGAAAGATTTCTGATTTTCAAGGTTCCATATCCAAAACCTCAGCAGAGGATTTTGACCATAGATGTGAACCATGTTTGGCGATTGGTCAGCAAATAGAAGCTCATGGATTTTGTATGGACTGTCAAGAATACCTGTGTAAGAACTGCTTTGCTTATCATCAAAGAACGAAGGCATCAAAACATCATCAGCTGATAAACAAAGATAATATGGCTAAACATGCTATTATTAAGCAGTCAGAAGAATACAATGAGAAGTGTCAAGTGCACAAAAAGGAAGTGATTAAATTTTTCTGTCCAAAACATGAAGCTCTCGGCTGCAACGATTGTATCGTCCTGCATCACAGAGCATGCGACATTGACTATATACCTAAGAAATGTGCTGGTATTGGGGACAGTGCAGAGTTCAGAGAGGTACTGAGGGAGCTGGACAAAAAAGTGAATGAGGTTGAGGATGTTATAAAGCTGGCATCATGTAGAGAAAAAGAATTGGATTCCTGTCATGACGAACTACTCAAAGAAATTACAACGTTTCGCAAAGAGATAAATGATCGCTTAGACCAACTACAACAGCAAATCCAGACAAACGCTGAGAGAAAGAAGTTCACAGATAAGCAAACGGTAAAGAAAGTGCTTGAAACATGTACAAACATTTCTTCAGATATCAAACTGCTCCAGTCTAGACTACAAGATTACAAAGACTCACAGCAGAATGGACAACTTTACATTacaataaaacaagcaaaatccAAACTAAAGTCAGACGAAATAAAGGAGGCAGACAGAagtttaaaaatgacaaaaatgcaaTACACATTTGATCAAAACCAAGACCTGGAAAACATGCTTTCAAGACAAAATGCACTTGGAACGCTCACCCTCACTTCTTCTCCTGTAGCGTCAAAGGGGAGGAAACGAGTCGACAAATTAACCCgcaaagaaaacataaatataaagaCGAATTCAGATCAGGATGTATGCTATATTACAGGATGTGTTTTGCTGTCCTCTAAAAACATTGTAGCGGCTGACTTTTCCAACGAGAAACTGAAAGTTTTTGACATAGAAAGAAATGATTTGATATATGAGAAACAACTTTCTTCAAAACCATGGGACATTGCAGTAATGCCTCTGGACGATATTGCTGTGACAATGCCATATAAGGACCAGATCGTCATAATGACATCTAGTGTGTTAACTGTTCGCAAAATTCCAGTTAATGGAAATTGTTATGGTATAGCGTATCATCAAGGACACCTCTATATACTTCTCCAAGAAGACTCTAAGTGTGTATTGATCACAGATACATACGGTAGTGTCCAGAACACAATTTTATTGGATGATGAAAGATTTGACAAACCACTCTACTTACTGCTAAGTGAGAATCTAAAACATATCTTTATCAGTAACTGGGGTAGCAACAGTGTCGTCAGTATAACATTACAAGGTGATATTTCTGGTGAATACAAAATCAAAGACTTTAACTCACCAACGGGAATGATGATGCTAGACGATGGATCTTTGCTGATGTGCGGCGGTTGGGAAAATGGCAGAATATATCGTATCTCGAGTGATTTGAAGCAAAGTCAGAAAATGATAGATGATCTGTCGTTCCCACAATCTATATGCTACAATCGTGATCAACAGGAGGTCTATCTTGGAAGTATTTCTGATCAGATGATTGTGTTGAGTGCAAAATAA